Proteins found in one Dermochelys coriacea isolate rDerCor1 chromosome 17, rDerCor1.pri.v4, whole genome shotgun sequence genomic segment:
- the LOC119844448 gene encoding translation initiation factor IF-2-like, with translation MQKHLVSAASARGGGGGQAKQTNPQDWDRNPGSFLPTAPEHPSGRGQVAAPRGLAGWPGANGNTRRLLPHGRGGGGGSSHRELGEAAAPSPGPGEDAADHGQRPVRRRAASPPPAPPQSSPRGWGAPRPISAGRRRRQLSGETVARPGTKAAPPAGIRPGGSAGGGQAGSPAPARGRAPLAAGRSRAGAGRSRRERGGPGGGRKRDPDGLLLAPALPLLPGWLRCSGERAPRPGAAPRGVAAGETRCPGASLLPARPGPAGARCTRAPSRGAPCTCGEGGSAAGTAAPGAELARRLHPILANDDLASVIHVFVSSRLDRSRPVDLDIEPSALWKLHALQTAAEHLLSCTGSCEHSQPGLHSHLGLPHRLLTPVHGLQPYRQGTQGPGPKVSKD, from the exons ATGCAAAAGCATTTGGTCTCGGCAGCCTCTG cgcggggggggggggggggccaagcCAAACAAACCAACCCGCAGGACTGGGACCGAAATCCTGGGAGCTTCTTACCAACGGCCCCAGAGCATCCCAGTGGCCGGGGGCAGGTGGCCGCCCCCCGGGGGCTGGCGGGCTGGCCCGGGGCTAATGGTAACACTCGGCGGCTTCTCCCCCacgggcgggggggcggggggggctcttCCCACAGAGAGTTGGGCGAAGCCGCAGCCCCTTCTCCGGGCCCCGGGGAAGATGCTGCGGACCACGGGCAGCGGCCGGTGCGGCGGAGAgcggccagccccccccccgcaccgcctCAATCCTcgccccggggctggggggcgcCGCGCCCCATCTCggccgggcggcggcggcggcaacTTTCGGGGGAAACTGTTGCACGTCCCGGAACAAAGGCGGCTCCCCCGGCAGGAATCAGGCccgggggctcggcagggggcggcCAGGCGGGGTCCCCGGCCCCCGCCCGGGGCAGGGCGCCGCTCGCTGCGGGACGGagccgggctggggctggccgCAGCCGCCGGGAGCGGGGCGGGCCCGGCGGCGGGAGGAAGCGGGATCCGGACGGGCTCCTCCTCGCTCCGGCTCTCCCCCTGCTGCCCGGCTGGCTGCGCTGCAGCGGCGAGCGAGCGCCGCGCCCCGGGGCTGCTCCCCGCGGGGTGGCGGCGGGCGAGACCCGCTGCCCCGGGGCCAGCCTCctgccggcccggcccggccccgccggcGCTCGCTGCACCCGAGCGCCCTCCCGGGGAGCCCCCTGCacgtgcggggagggggggtccgCTGCGGGAACCGCTGCCCCTGGAGCGGAG CTGGCTCggagactccatcccatcctggcaaacgatgacctggcctcagttattcacgTCTTCGTCAGCTCTCGTCTAGACCGCAGCAGGCCAGTAGACCTGGACATAGAGCCTTCAGCACTGTGGAAACTCCACGCACTACAGACCGCTGCAGAGCATCTCCTCAGCTGCACTGGCTCCTGTGAGCACAGCCAACCTGGCCTCCACTCACACCTTGGGCTTCCCCATCGACTATTAACTCCGGTTCATGGTCTCCAGCCTTATCGTCAAGGGACTCAAGGGCCTGGGCCCAAAGTATCTAAAGACTGA